The proteins below come from a single Micromonospora citrea genomic window:
- a CDS encoding non-ribosomal peptide synthetase: MSVGIVDGAAGATGAAGPGADIEALDLMADLRRPLLWPARSASQSRRPELPDLTGPEPAGVVLLAGLVAVLARYTGQDEVALGLRSGTSVVRVAVADDPTFGALVRRVAAAWAAPVTGAGAPGPVAVDLVDGPVAEAGPETVGVDLVVTVASDGSGLRVDHAAEGWSADWARGLLDQTVLLASAGIRQPDVPLSGLPLLDAADRERLLGWGRGPDRPVPDGPIHDLVLAWARRAPDAVAGVAGGEVLTYGELARRSELLARHLRSAGVGVGDVVSLALDRSLWTLVATLAVLRAGAAYTPMDVSWPAERMRMLLADHGARVVLTVGEVAPRVPRPDGVRVIALDDEWPAVAATGPVDLPAVDASGPAFVIYTSGSTGTPKGVVLTHAMLTNFLAWMREECGVGPDSRMLHCCAPVFDVALGEIYTALTSGARVVVCSRDDLLDARRLTDLIAKEQVTHAFCPPTNLAAVDPADCPSMSCVTLAGEPVPPRMARRWLDAGARLVNAYGPAEAAIACTWYDASTGWDGAYVPIGRPMPNRQIRVVDARLNLVPMGVPGEILITGRGVADGYLHRPELTAQRFVTDPYGGGTAYRTGDLGRWNAAGALEILGRMDHQVKVNGIRIELGEIEAVLEQHPDVGTAVVVRREKQGVARLVGYVTGRDSRTPVVSELRAHATAALPSYMVPAVVMVLDRFPVGGTGKIDRQALPEPGSQRPDLGVEFVEPVTAEERLVTGVFSTVLGVEGVGARDSFFDLGGTSLQSAAVAAAIDEATDVLVPVSQIHRTPTPRELARWLTTAPRRRVGTETPGTARPDPSGPVPLALSVAKFVMLPPDLVCPVTWWIEGALDLRALMAALGDVHRRHQALHARYRRTDPPVALIPPNPGMPQLRLLTDATNPQQALDRLTEAVQQPLDYTQGHNWRAALLRERSTDRTLLGIGIHHIAYDGWSHSLLVRDLAHAYTARLTGKTPTWNQPAPTLREYHDEHTRLRDAADLAAQRAYWREQLRGLPRQGQGRSQELLERTPAWGPKTGYAVTVGRDVLERWDRAGRERRFSRSAYFAAAYASALRAVHGQDDIGMLMIVAQRGSRVLDSTFTSRINSNCLRVRFDAPGRDLVRAVQQSIDELMAAQDVPFLESTADPAVGLSREVANSLPTFAYQDNVVLPLELPGCRTEEVVEPYAREWSGACLVEVLPGDEDVLVRVTVRTDLVPPEVAEVLATSVLRFLRAGPEAADEAR; this comes from the coding sequence ATGTCTGTCGGGATCGTTGATGGTGCGGCCGGGGCCACGGGTGCCGCCGGCCCCGGCGCCGACATCGAGGCCCTCGACCTGATGGCGGACCTGCGGCGGCCCCTGCTGTGGCCGGCCCGCTCGGCCTCGCAGTCGCGCAGGCCCGAGCTGCCCGACCTGACGGGCCCGGAGCCCGCCGGCGTGGTGCTGCTGGCCGGCCTCGTCGCGGTGCTGGCCCGGTACACCGGGCAGGACGAGGTGGCGCTGGGCCTGCGGTCGGGCACGTCGGTCGTGCGGGTGGCCGTCGCGGACGATCCGACCTTCGGTGCGCTGGTGCGGCGGGTGGCCGCGGCGTGGGCCGCACCGGTGACGGGTGCGGGTGCGCCGGGCCCGGTCGCGGTGGACCTCGTCGACGGTCCGGTCGCCGAGGCCGGCCCGGAGACGGTGGGCGTCGACCTGGTGGTGACGGTGGCCTCGGACGGGTCCGGGCTGCGGGTGGACCACGCGGCGGAGGGCTGGTCCGCGGACTGGGCGCGGGGCCTGCTGGACCAGACCGTGCTGCTGGCGTCGGCCGGGATCCGGCAGCCCGACGTACCGCTGTCGGGGTTGCCGCTGCTGGACGCGGCCGACCGCGAGCGGCTGCTCGGGTGGGGCCGGGGTCCGGACCGTCCGGTGCCGGACGGGCCGATCCACGACCTGGTCCTGGCGTGGGCGCGCCGGGCACCCGACGCGGTCGCGGGCGTCGCCGGCGGCGAGGTCCTCACGTACGGTGAGCTGGCGCGCCGGTCGGAGCTGCTGGCCCGCCACCTGCGCTCGGCCGGCGTCGGCGTCGGGGACGTGGTGTCGCTGGCGCTGGACCGCAGCCTGTGGACCCTCGTCGCCACGCTCGCGGTGCTGCGCGCCGGGGCGGCGTACACGCCGATGGACGTGTCGTGGCCGGCGGAGCGGATGCGGATGCTCCTGGCCGACCACGGCGCCCGCGTCGTGCTCACCGTCGGCGAGGTCGCCCCGCGTGTCCCCCGGCCCGACGGCGTGCGGGTGATCGCCCTCGACGACGAGTGGCCCGCGGTGGCGGCGACCGGGCCGGTCGACCTGCCGGCGGTGGACGCCTCCGGGCCGGCGTTCGTGATCTACACGTCCGGCTCCACGGGCACCCCGAAGGGTGTCGTGTTGACCCACGCCATGCTGACGAACTTCCTCGCCTGGATGCGCGAGGAGTGCGGGGTCGGGCCCGACAGCCGGATGTTGCACTGCTGCGCCCCGGTCTTCGACGTGGCGCTGGGCGAGATCTACACCGCGCTGACGTCCGGCGCCCGGGTCGTGGTGTGCTCCCGCGACGACCTGCTCGACGCCCGCCGGCTGACCGACCTGATCGCCAAGGAGCAGGTGACCCACGCGTTCTGCCCGCCCACCAACCTCGCCGCGGTCGACCCCGCCGACTGCCCGAGCATGTCCTGCGTGACGCTCGCCGGGGAGCCCGTCCCGCCCCGCATGGCCCGACGCTGGCTGGACGCCGGCGCCCGCCTGGTCAACGCCTACGGGCCGGCGGAGGCCGCCATCGCCTGCACCTGGTACGACGCGTCGACCGGCTGGGACGGCGCGTACGTGCCGATCGGCCGGCCCATGCCCAACCGGCAGATCCGCGTCGTCGACGCGCGGTTGAACCTCGTCCCCATGGGCGTCCCCGGCGAGATCCTCATCACCGGCAGGGGCGTCGCCGACGGCTACCTGCACCGCCCCGAACTGACCGCGCAACGGTTCGTCACCGACCCGTACGGCGGCGGGACCGCCTACCGCACCGGCGACCTGGGCCGGTGGAACGCCGCCGGGGCGCTGGAGATCCTCGGCCGGATGGACCACCAGGTCAAGGTCAACGGCATCCGCATCGAACTCGGCGAGATCGAGGCCGTCCTGGAACAGCACCCCGACGTCGGCACGGCCGTGGTCGTGCGCCGGGAGAAGCAAGGCGTCGCCCGCCTCGTCGGCTACGTGACCGGCCGCGACAGCCGCACCCCGGTAGTCAGCGAGCTGCGCGCACACGCCACGGCCGCCCTGCCCTCCTACATGGTCCCCGCCGTGGTCATGGTCCTCGACCGGTTCCCCGTCGGCGGCACCGGCAAGATCGACCGGCAGGCCCTGCCCGAGCCCGGCTCGCAGCGCCCCGACCTCGGCGTGGAGTTCGTCGAGCCCGTGACCGCCGAGGAACGACTGGTCACGGGCGTGTTCTCCACGGTGCTGGGCGTCGAGGGCGTCGGCGCCCGCGACAGCTTCTTCGACCTCGGCGGCACCTCCCTCCAGTCCGCCGCGGTGGCCGCCGCCATCGACGAGGCCACCGACGTGCTCGTGCCCGTCTCGCAGATCCACCGCACCCCCACTCCCCGCGAGCTGGCGCGGTGGCTCACCACCGCGCCCCGCCGCCGCGTCGGGACGGAGACGCCCGGCACCGCACGCCCCGACCCGTCCGGGCCCGTTCCGCTGGCCCTCTCGGTCGCCAAGTTCGTCATGCTCCCGCCCGACCTGGTCTGCCCGGTCACCTGGTGGATCGAGGGTGCGCTGGACCTGCGCGCGCTGATGGCAGCCCTCGGCGACGTCCACCGCCGCCACCAAGCCCTCCACGCCCGCTACCGCCGCACCGACCCACCCGTCGCCCTCATCCCACCCAACCCCGGCATGCCCCAACTCCGACTCCTCACCGACGCCACCAACCCACAACAGGCACTCGACCGACTCACCGAAGCCGTCCAACAACCCCTCGACTACACCCAGGGCCACAACTGGCGCGCCGCCCTCCTCCGCGAACGCTCCACCGACCGCACCCTCCTCGGCATCGGCATCCACCACATCGCCTACGACGGCTGGTCCCACTCCCTGCTCGTACGCGACCTCGCCCACGCCTACACCGCCCGACTCACCGGCAAGACCCCCACCTGGAACCAACCAGCGCCCACCCTGCGCGAGTACCACGACGAACACACCCGCCTGCGCGACGCCGCCGACCTGGCGGCGCAACGCGCCTACTGGCGCGAACAGCTACGCGGCCTGCCCCGGCAGGGCCAGGGCCGGTCCCAGGAGTTGCTGGAGCGGACGCCGGCCTGGGGCCCGAAGACCGGATACGCCGTCACCGTCGGCCGCGACGTGCTGGAGCGCTGGGACCGGGCCGGCCGCGAACGCCGGTTCAGCCGCTCCGCCTACTTCGCCGCCGCCTACGCCTCGGCGCTGCGCGCCGTCCACGGGCAGGACGACATCGGCATGCTGATGATCGTCGCCCAGCGCGGCAGCCGGGTCCTCGACTCCACCTTCACGAGCAGGATCAACTCCAACTGCCTCCGGGTCCGGTTCGACGCCCCCGGGAGGGACCTGGTGCGGGCCGTGCAGCAGAGCATCGACGAGCTGATGGCCGCGCAGGACGTCCCCTTCCTGGAGAGCACCGCCGACCCGGCCGTCGGCCTGTCGCGGGAGGTGGCCAACAGCCTGCCGACCTTCGCGTACCAGGACAACGTCGTCCTTCCGCTCGAGCTGCCCGGCTGCCGCACCGAGGAGGTCGTCGAGCCGTACGCCCGCGAGTGGTCGGGCGCCTGCCTCGTCGAGGTGCTGCCCGGCGACGAGGACGTGCTCGTGCGCGTGACCGTCCGCACCGACCTGGTCCCGCCCGAGGTCGCCGAGGTGCTGGCCACCTCCGTGCTGCGCTTCCTGCGGGCCGGCCCGGAGGCCGCCGACGAGGCACGCTGA